AGACGTGGATACTATTCAGTTATCTATTTGCACTCCTTTTCCGGGGACAAAATTTTTTGAAGAGGTAAAAAATCAAGGTCTATTAAAAAGTAAAGATTGGCAGAAATACGACGGTAAAGCATCTGAGGTCGTATCATATCCAGAATTAGATTTAATGATGGTTGAGAAGATTATGAAAAAAAGCCTGTTAAGATGGTTTGTTTATAAGTTTTTTTCGTTTTCCTGGTTTTTTCGGCAACTGCGTAATGTTTACCGCAGCATTAAAGGACTTGGGATAAAATTCTTTTTTAAACAAATAAATTCAATTATTATTGATGAAATGAGGAATGTGTAGATGGCTAAAAATATTATTGTTTCAACTCATGACCCGCTTCATCCTATAATAGGCGGAGGTGCTTTAAGAACACTTAAAGCAGCAGAGGAATTCAAGAAAAGAGGTCATAATGTAAAAATTGTCGCTCCTACCGACGGCAAAAATATGCTTTCCGGGATAGAAACGCACTGGCTTCACGCTCCCCGAAAGCAGAGGTCCTCGATATTAAGTTCAATTAAATTTAATACACGGCTTCTCATAAAATTTATAAAATTTGCTAAAAAAACCGATATTTTTTTTATTCATAATACAATTGCTGCAATGACAATCCCGTTTTTGAAAAAAATATATCCGTTCAAGTTTGCGCTTGATATTACAGACATTCATGCTGAATATTTGCTGGTTGGAAAAAGGAATATGTTTGAGAAAATTTTAACCCCGATTATTTTAATGGTTGAATATTGGGTAATAAATTGTGCCGATTCTATAACAGTAGCGACAAAGGAGATGAAAAATCTGCTTGTAGAAAAAGGCATAGATGCTAAAAAAATAGAAGTTGTCTATGACGGGGCAGAAATTGACCACTTGTCTACGGAAAAAGAGCCGGGCTCTAATTTTAATATAATTCATTTGGGGTCAGTAGACAGGCAACACGGCGTTGAAATATTTATTCATGCAATACCGGGGGTTGTTAAAAAAATGCCAAATGTAAAGTTTTTCATAGTTGGAGGAGGCAGGGAGCTCCCTAATATAAAAAAACTCGCAGATGAACTGGGTATATCTAAAAATTGTATATTTACTGATTATTTACCTTGCCAGCAGGCGCGTGAATATTTGAAAAAAGCGAAAATCGGCATAATTCCCCGTGAAGATACTTTACCTAACAGGATAATTACTACCCTGAAATTATATGAATACTGGGCGTCTGCTACAGCGATAATTTCATCGCGATTAGCGGGAATCGAGGAAATAGCACAGGATAAGAAAGACATTCTTTTTTTCACATCGGGTGATTCAAAAGATTTGTCAGAAAAAATAATTTTTTTGTTGGAATCGCCTGAAATGTTGGAAAAAATAAGGAATGAAGGTTCGTCTACTGTAAAAAAGTTTAGTTGGAACATTCAGATACCAAAGATAGTCGACTTTGTGTTTAAAGAATAATAATTTATGATAGAGCAGGATAAGGTAAAAGAAAGAGAATATCACGATTGGGAAGTAACGCAAAAACCTGAAATTTCTGAAGAAGATTTAGAACGCGTTAAAAATATTATTGAATATTGTGATATCCTGCATAAAGGTAATTTCAATATTTTAGAAGTAGGTTGCGGTAAGGGTTCTTTCGGAAAATTAATCAGTAATTACGGCAATAATGTTACAGGAATTGATTTATCGACAAAGACAATAGAAGTTGCAAAAAAAATGGAATCAGAACATTATAAAGTTTCTGTTGGTGATATTGATGATATAAAATTGTTTAAAAATAATACTTTTGAAATAATATTATGTCCTTTTGTTTTGCATCACATTCCCGATATTAGCAATGCAATACATAATTTCAGTTACTGGGTATCTTCAAAAGGTAAATTGATTATTATCGAGCCGAATGGCTCTAATATTACCTGGAAAATAAGTAATTTTGTCGGGCACAATTTAAGGAAAATAACCGGGTGGCACCTAAATGGTACTATTAACGAAAAAATACATAATATGAAATATTACAGGACTGAGTTAGCGAAAAAGGGATTTTCAATTAAGAAAATAAAATATATTTTGGATGTAAGGCAGGGAAGTGATAATATACTAATTAATATATTGTTTGGAATACGCTATATTTTAGCGTATATACTTTGGAACACAATGCCTGAGGGGTACGGGGGTCAGCAGGTAATTATTTACGCTGAAAAAAATTAGTAATTAAAAATCAGTTTTAATTATGTTTATGTCTAGGAATTTCAATGTTATAGATTCCCGATTAAAACACTCGGGAATGACAATCTCTTCAGATGTGTCATTCCCGCCCCGCATCAGAGTGCGGGATAAACTCCAGCGGGAATCTAAATTAATCTGTTTATCAATTGGCAGTCCGGAGATTAATAAATGGTAAATAAAAACAAGAAACAAAAACAACCGTCCTATATTGAATCACTGAGATTACCTGTTTGGGTTATTATAATAGGTTTAATATTCTGGTTTTATATAGTAGCGAAAAATTATTATTCTATACATCCTGTTGCATGGCCATTTAGAGATATTTCAAGCTTAATAACAATTATATCGGATTTTGTATTAGTATTGATAAAAGACATTATAATTATTTTGATGTTTGCCTCGGTATCTGTAATTGCGTATAGAATAGGACAGCAAATAATTAAATGGCTTAATCTTCAGATATCGGGTTTGGAATATATAATTTTCTGTATAGGTACCGGTTTAAGCATAATAATATTTTTAATGTTCGGGTTAGGTGTTTTAGGTTTACTTTACAGAATGCCATTTCAGATAGGACTGGTAATTTGTCTGGCAATTTCAATCTGGAAAATAAAGCTCCCGTCTTTAAAAAATGATATACCGGAAAAACTGGATTTTGGTTGGTGGTTTTTAATAGGTATTATTACGCTATTTGTGTTATTGAATATCGGAATGGTATTCATGCCTGAAATATTCTATGATTCGCTGGTTTATCATCTTGCCTGCCCCAACTTCTACCTTATACATCATAAAATAATGCCTATGGAATTTTTAATGCATTCAAATATTCCTTCTAATATGCAAATGCTGTATTTACTTGCCATTACATTAAAAGATGAAATACTCGCTAAAATGTTTCATTTTGGTACCGGGCTTTTTATTATGCTTCTTGTATATTCCACTTGTAAAAATATATTTTCTACAAAAACAGGAATAATTTCAGCTGCAATTTTTTATTCTATACCAATGGTTGCAATGAATAGCTGGACTTGCGGTAATGATATCGGTCTTTCATTCTTTTTCACGTTAGCTTTTTGTTCTTTTCTTAACTGGCTGCATAAAAAAAATAACGGATTTTTATTTTTATCGGCATTTTTCTCCGGTATGACACTTGGTGCGAAATATACCGGGATATTTCCAGTCATAGGTCTTGGTATTGCAGTAGCGACAGTCCTTTTTATTAACGAACCTTTCTGGAAAGCAACAAAAAAAATAATTATATGGGGATTGGTCGTTTTTGCCTTGGTAGCTCCATGGTTGATAAAAAATTATGTATTTACAGGCAATCCTGTCCAGCCGTTTTTATATAAAACATTTGGGGGACAGAATATGAAGATTGACGGGGGCGGGAAAGGTGTAGCGACTTTTCCCCTTAAAATATTTAATTTTAACGTTAAAGAATTTATTCTTTTCCCCTGGAGAAACACGATAGAAGGTAATGATTCTCAGTCATATATGGGCGCTCTTTTACTTTTTATGTTACCGTTACTTGTCCTGCCAAAAAAGGTTGATTCAAAAATTAAATACTCGTTAGTCTGTTTCATAGCAGCATATGTATTTTGGTTTTTAGGTGCTCCGGTATACAGGCATTTATTAGCTTCTTTAGTTTGTCTGGCAATCGTAGTGGGGTGGGCAACAACAGCAGTATCAGCTTTTATTCCGTTTATAAAATGGATAGTTTCTGCTGTTTGTATAACGAATCTTTTGGCGCTATACAGCATAGCTTTTTCAATGACGAGGTTTTATAAACCCTTCGGGGGGAATGAAACAAAAGATGAATTCCTGTCAAAAACAAAACCAACTTACCCTAACCCGCCGTATAGTGTAATATTATGGCTGAATAAGAATATCCCGGCTGATTCCAAAGTGTTGTTTGTCGGAGAAAGCAAGTCTTATTATATGCAAAGAGATTTTATTTCTTATTCGGTAGAAACGAATTTGCAGCCGTTAATGGAATTTTTAAAAGCATCAAAGGATGCAAATGCTTTTAGAACGCTTTTACAGGAAAAAAGAGTAACCCACTTTTTAATAAATTATAGAGAAGCAGTCAGGGTCAATTCCTCGTATAAGACATTTTACTGGACTGAGAGTGAAAGAAAAATATTTGATGAATTTTGGAAAAAATATATTAAATTTGAATATTTTGATGAAGGGGTATATCTTTACAGCGTTTTGCCGGTCGGCAGTCAAAATAATCCCAAAGAAGCATGTTTAAATATCCTGGAAGAACTTGAGAAAAAAAATTGGGCTAACAACAGTTTATTAATGGTGTTTACAGAGAATAAAATGTGGGATAGCGTAATAGATGAATATGAAACATATCTTTATTACGGGTATGACGTTAAAAAGCAGCTCGAATATTTATATCAACTGAGAGGGCAGAAATCCACCGGTGTCCCAGGCTTAAGAAATGAAAATAAATAAAATACTTCTTATACATACATCTTTCAGGGAAGGTTTTTATCTGAATAGTGTAGCTGTTCCGTTGGGTTTGTCTTATATTGGTGCAGTTTTAGAGAATAACGGTTTTAAGGTTAAAGGTATTAATTTAGAAGTAGAGGAATTGAGAAAAGATATTTTTAAAGAATTTGATTTAGTAGGCATTTATGCGACTTCAAAAACTTTCAATGAGACTTTAAGTGTTGCTGAGATAGCTAAAAGGGAAAATCCGAATATATTTGTTGTTGTCGGCGGTCCTCATGCGACTGTATTCCCGGAAGATTTTTTTAATACAAAAAAAGATGTAGTTGACGCTGTTGTTGTAGGTGAAGGTGAATATATCATGCAGGAATTGGTAAACGCCTGGAATAAAGGAAATGATATATCCAGAATTCCGGGAGTAGTTTGCAGAAAAGACGGTAAAGTTATTTTAAACCCGCAAAAACCGACAAATAAAGATATTGATGAATTGCCTCTTCCTGCCAAACATATTTTTAATATGGATTGTTATCCTGATAGAGAAACAGCTTATAGCAGGATTATTGCCAGCCGCGGCTGCCCGTTTAGGTGCGCTAATTGCCAGCCTTGTCTGGATAATATCGGGAAATACAGGCGCCGTTCACCGGAAAAAGTGGTGGATGAACTGGAATATTTGGTTAAAAAATATAAGGTTAGACATTTTGTTTTTTCTGACTCCGAGTTGACAGGACCAAAATCGTGGACTTCCGAGTTCTGTGACCGGATAAAAAAGAAAAAACTTTCTATAACTTTTAATTGTAATGCACGGGTAGATCAATTAGATAAAGCTTTGCTGAAAAAATTTTATTCTGCCGGGTGTATATACATAAGTTATGGGATAGAGTCCGGTTCGCAACGCGTAATTGATGAAGTCCTTCATAAAAATATTTCACTGAATAGTGCACGTGAAATTATAGCCGAAACCGTTAAAGCAGGAATCCATGTCGGGGTATGGTTTATGGTTGGTATGCCGGGTGAAAAACCGGAAGAAGTACTTCAAACTATTAATTATGCAAAAGATGTAGCTAAACTTGGCGTGTTGACAGTTGAGATGAATGTTCTAACTCCCTGGCCCGGAACAGAATTTTATAATATTGCCAAACAAAACAAATGGTTAGTTTCAGAGGATTGGAATGAATATAATGAAAAAAAAGGTTCTGTAATCCGTACGCCGTATCTTACACCTGAGCAAATAAATGATTCTTATAATATTTTTAAGAAAGATTTTGCAAATTTAGGGTGGAAACAAAGTTCTGATGGCGCGAGGTTCTATCATCCGCATTTTACTATAAAAATGATGAGTATGGGTTTGAGAAAATTATTTATCAGAGGTATCAGGTTAAATGATATAAAGCAAGTTTTTAATTTGGTGATGAAAAAATATGAATAGTGAAAAAAATATTAGTGTATGTCTGCTCACGCCTTATAGCGGGGAAAGGGAATACGAGCTATGTGATCCTATTTTGGGATTAACTTATTTGTCATCATCGCTTAGTAAAAATAATATTAATAATTGCATAGTGGATACAAGAGCGGGTAAGTTAAATGTTTCAGAAGCTGTGAAAAGTGTTATAAAGTATAATCCTGAAATAGTTGGAATCAGCTGTACAACTAATCAATTTCCTAACGGTTTAATGATTGCAGAACAATTAAAATCAATCAGACCTGAAATTATGATTGTTTTTGGCGGACCGCATGTTTCGGCATTACCGGATGAGTTAATAAAACATAAGTTTATAGATTATATTATACAGGGCGAGGGGGAATACTCGTTTATCAATCTGGTAAAACATATACTGGCTGATGAAAAATTAAATGAAGGCGGAATTTACTTTAAAAAAGATAATATTCTTCAATCAACAGGTCCTGCTAAATTGATTGAAAAGCTTGA
This portion of the Elusimicrobiota bacterium genome encodes:
- a CDS encoding glycosyltransferase family 4 protein, with protein sequence MAKNIIVSTHDPLHPIIGGGALRTLKAAEEFKKRGHNVKIVAPTDGKNMLSGIETHWLHAPRKQRSSILSSIKFNTRLLIKFIKFAKKTDIFFIHNTIAAMTIPFLKKIYPFKFALDITDIHAEYLLVGKRNMFEKILTPIILMVEYWVINCADSITVATKEMKNLLVEKGIDAKKIEVVYDGAEIDHLSTEKEPGSNFNIIHLGSVDRQHGVEIFIHAIPGVVKKMPNVKFFIVGGGRELPNIKKLADELGISKNCIFTDYLPCQQAREYLKKAKIGIIPREDTLPNRIITTLKLYEYWASATAIISSRLAGIEEIAQDKKDILFFTSGDSKDLSEKIIFLLESPEMLEKIRNEGSSTVKKFSWNIQIPKIVDFVFKE
- a CDS encoding class I SAM-dependent methyltransferase, encoding MIEQDKVKEREYHDWEVTQKPEISEEDLERVKNIIEYCDILHKGNFNILEVGCGKGSFGKLISNYGNNVTGIDLSTKTIEVAKKMESEHYKVSVGDIDDIKLFKNNTFEIILCPFVLHHIPDISNAIHNFSYWVSSKGKLIIIEPNGSNITWKISNFVGHNLRKITGWHLNGTINEKIHNMKYYRTELAKKGFSIKKIKYILDVRQGSDNILINILFGIRYILAYILWNTMPEGYGGQQVIIYAEKN
- a CDS encoding glycosyltransferase family 39 protein codes for the protein MVNKNKKQKQPSYIESLRLPVWVIIIGLIFWFYIVAKNYYSIHPVAWPFRDISSLITIISDFVLVLIKDIIIILMFASVSVIAYRIGQQIIKWLNLQISGLEYIIFCIGTGLSIIIFLMFGLGVLGLLYRMPFQIGLVICLAISIWKIKLPSLKNDIPEKLDFGWWFLIGIITLFVLLNIGMVFMPEIFYDSLVYHLACPNFYLIHHKIMPMEFLMHSNIPSNMQMLYLLAITLKDEILAKMFHFGTGLFIMLLVYSTCKNIFSTKTGIISAAIFYSIPMVAMNSWTCGNDIGLSFFFTLAFCSFLNWLHKKNNGFLFLSAFFSGMTLGAKYTGIFPVIGLGIAVATVLFINEPFWKATKKIIIWGLVVFALVAPWLIKNYVFTGNPVQPFLYKTFGGQNMKIDGGGKGVATFPLKIFNFNVKEFILFPWRNTIEGNDSQSYMGALLLFMLPLLVLPKKVDSKIKYSLVCFIAAYVFWFLGAPVYRHLLASLVCLAIVVGWATTAVSAFIPFIKWIVSAVCITNLLALYSIAFSMTRFYKPFGGNETKDEFLSKTKPTYPNPPYSVILWLNKNIPADSKVLFVGESKSYYMQRDFISYSVETNLQPLMEFLKASKDANAFRTLLQEKRVTHFLINYREAVRVNSSYKTFYWTESERKIFDEFWKKYIKFEYFDEGVYLYSVLPVGSQNNPKEACLNILEELEKKNWANNSLLMVFTENKMWDSVIDEYETYLYYGYDVKKQLEYLYQLRGQKSTGVPGLRNENK
- a CDS encoding radical SAM protein; its protein translation is MKINKILLIHTSFREGFYLNSVAVPLGLSYIGAVLENNGFKVKGINLEVEELRKDIFKEFDLVGIYATSKTFNETLSVAEIAKRENPNIFVVVGGPHATVFPEDFFNTKKDVVDAVVVGEGEYIMQELVNAWNKGNDISRIPGVVCRKDGKVILNPQKPTNKDIDELPLPAKHIFNMDCYPDRETAYSRIIASRGCPFRCANCQPCLDNIGKYRRRSPEKVVDELEYLVKKYKVRHFVFSDSELTGPKSWTSEFCDRIKKKKLSITFNCNARVDQLDKALLKKFYSAGCIYISYGIESGSQRVIDEVLHKNISLNSAREIIAETVKAGIHVGVWFMVGMPGEKPEEVLQTINYAKDVAKLGVLTVEMNVLTPWPGTEFYNIAKQNKWLVSEDWNEYNEKKGSVIRTPYLTPEQINDSYNIFKKDFANLGWKQSSDGARFYHPHFTIKMMSMGLRKLFIRGIRLNDIKQVFNLVMKKYE